In the Taeniopygia guttata chromosome 12, bTaeGut7.mat, whole genome shotgun sequence genome, one interval contains:
- the TSEN2 gene encoding tRNA-splicing endonuclease subunit Sen2 translates to MAEAVFHPPRRKRRVFESYEAPFPVDVGGKDFRLCQAEIINNNVIVRNPEDIEQLYNKGYFGKGILSRSRPVFSISDPLLVAKWRGVNTDMPIITSQKYQRRVQWAQSVLQEQGLDSCSVTKILESYTKPLGLPFCRGAGAEHTGDSCSRGGPGNAELCRRSAGREGAQSPEGHSQRPDQGGDAALDPGSGSRDQEQGDSREMAEGSCHRDPPVLCGCEGKQSPEQRAWEGMYSRECAPEYVLVEEEEEGSSCPEDGSTHAQENLVKKEVLVCRKNPFRIFEYLQLSLEEAFFLVYALGCLSIYYGEEPLSIVKLWEVFSEVKPDFKTTYMAYHYFRGKGWVPKVGLKYGTDLLLYRKGPPFYHASYSVIAELVDDNFEGPLRRPLSWMSLSGLNRTTANASKELMLCYLIRPSDMTAEEMSTPECMKRIKVQELIVSRWVSSRERSEQDEF, encoded by the exons ATGGCAGAAGCAGTTTTTCACCCcccaagaaggaaaagaagagtTTTTGAGTCCTACGAGGCTCCTTTTCCTGTTGATGTAGGGGGAAAAGATTTCAGACTCTGCCAGGCTGAGATCATTAACAACAATGTGATTGTCAGGAACCCTGAGGATATTGAACAGCTCTACAACAAG GGCTATTTTGGAAAAGGGATCCTTTCCAGGAGCCGGCCAGTGTTCAGCATTTCAGACCCTCTGCTAGTGGCCAAGTGGAGAG GTGTTAACACAGACATGCCCATAATTACATCTCAAAA GTACCAGCGCCGTGTGCAGTGGGCTCAAAGtgtcctgcaggagcagggcctCGACAGCTGCTCTGTCACCAAAATCCTGGAGAGTTACACCAAacccctggggctgcccttctgcagaggggctggggctgaacacactggggacagctgcagcagagggggcCCAGGAAATGCAGAACTGTGCAGGAGATccgctggcagggagggagcccAAAGCCCTGAGGGGCACAGCCAGCGCCCCGACCAGGGAGGAGATGCAGCCCTGGATCCTGGGAGTGGCTCCAGGGACCAGGAACAGGGGGATTCCAGGGAAATGGCTGAAGGGTCCTGCCACAGGGACCCTCCTGTGCTCTGTGGCTGCGAGGggaagcagagccctgagcagagggCTTGGGAGGGGATGTACTCCAGGGAATGTGCTCCAGAATACGTGCTggtggaagaggaggaagaaggcagctcctgtcctgaAGATGGCTCCACTCATGCACAAGAgaat CTTGTGAAGAAGGAAGTATTAGTATGCAGAAAAAACCCATTTAGGATTTTTGAGTACTTACAACTCAGCTTGGAAGAG gcttttttcttGGTGTATGCTCTGGGATGTTTAAGTATTTATTATGGAGAG GAGCCCCTGAGCATCGTGAAGCTGTGGGAAGTGTTCAGTGAGGTGAAGCCTGATTTCAAAACCACCTACATGGCCTACCACTACTTCAGGGGCAAGGGCTGGGTGCCCAAGGTGGGGCTGAAGTATGGCACGGATCTCT tGCTGTATCGAAAGGGGCCCCCGTTCTACCATGCCAG TTACTCTGTCATTGCTGAGTTGGTGGATGATAATTTTGAAGGTCCCCTTCGGAGACCCCTCAGCTGGATGTCCCTGTCTGGACTGAACAGAACAACTGCAAATGCTTCTAAG GAGCTCATGCTGTGCTACTTGATCAGACCTTCTGACATGACTGCAGAGGAGATGTCAACCCCAGAGTGCATGAAGAGAATCAAGGTTCAG GAGCTGATCGTGTCTCGTTGGGTTTCCTCCCGTGAGCGCAGTGAGCAGGATGAATTTTAA
- the MKRN2OS gene encoding MKRN2 opposite strand protein isoform X1, translating into MALLRVRHCRALLYCRRAPPRCPACGGDLRAAGLAAAPVRLRCPFRHGHGQPRAFLIRPSRGTFLHDYRGHCDLHVGITNSRGLVYNYDQEGVHRAASGWEQCISIPLVQPDMWELLQHWDNLLEEFSLEEAWLPHRYEEQQHNCYTFALAFVNRVRQARGRAALSKGEFTQRFLLPHTSEASRYLALQQQLQHSDVYVVPLAEQQHHSGAGSHSLLE; encoded by the exons ATGGCGCTGCTGCGCGTGCGTCACTGCCGCGCGCTGCTGTACTGCCGGCGCGCGCCGCCGCGCTGCCCCGCGTGCGGCGGGGACCTGCGCGCCGCCGGGCTGGCCGCCGCGCCTGTGCGCCTGCGCTGCCCCTTCCGGCACGGCCACGGGCAGCCCCGCGCCTTCCTCATCAGGCCCAGCCGTGGGACCTTCCTGCA CGACTACCGCGGGCACTGCGACCTCCACGTGGGCATCACCAACTCCCGGG GGCTGGTGTACAACTATGACCAGGAGGGCGTGCACAGGGCTGCCAGCGGCTGGGAACAGTGCATCAGCATCCCCCTGGTGCAGCCGGACATGtgggagctcctgcagcactgggacaaCCTCCTGGAGGAATTCTCCTTGGAAGAGGCCTGGCTCCCTCACAG GTacgaggagcagcagcacaactgCTACACCTTCGCCCTGGCCTTCGTGAACCGCGTGCGGCAGGCGCGGGGCCGCGCGGCGCTCAGCAAGGGCGAGTTCACCCAGCGCTTCCTGCTGCCCCACACCTCCGAGGCCTCGCGCTacctggccctgcagcagcagctgcagcacagcgaCGTCTACGTCGTGcccctggctgagcagcagcaccacagcgGGGCTGGGAGCCACAGCCTGCTGGAGTAG
- the MKRN2 gene encoding E3 ubiquitin-protein ligase makorin-2 has product MSTKQVTCRYFLQGVCREGSKCLFSHDLATSKSSTICKYYQKGQCAYGSRCRYDHVKLPPAGGAAAPPPPAAPGSPRARPEPGPGAPRSRREKRTLVLRDRNLCGPSEDTQRPGGPGAALCCGSPADSQEDKPHSYLEAICSGLQEPGPGGCPGAAEQLCPYAAAGACHFGERCLYLHGELCEICGLQVLHPFDQEQRKAHEMMCMATFEHDMERAFAIQASQDKVCSICMEVVYEKPSASERRFGILSNCTHTYCLSCIRQWRCAKQFENPIIKSCPECRVISEFVIPSVYWVEEQEKKNELIEAFKQGVGKKPCKYFEQGKGTCPFGGKCLYLHAYPDGTRAEPEKPRKQLSSEGTVRFFNSVRLWDFIEDRESRSAPDAEVTELGELFMHLSGAEEDPTAAREHTQPL; this is encoded by the exons ATGAGCACGAAGCAGGTGACGTGCAG GTATTTCTTGCAGGGCGTGTGCCGAGAGGGCAGCAAGTGCCTCTTCTCCCATGACCTGGCCACCAGCAAATCCTCCACCATCTGCAAGTACTACCAGAAGGGGCAGTGTGCCTACGGCTCCCGCTGCAG GTATGACCACGTGAAGCTGCCTCCGGCgggcggagccgcggccccgccgccccccgcggccccgggcaGCCCCCGGGCAcgccccgagcccggccccggcgcccCGCGCAGCAGGAGAGAGAAGAGGACGCTGGTGCTGCGGGACAGAA ACCTGTGCGGCCCCAGCGAGGACACGCAGCGGCccggcgggcccggggccgcgCTGTGCTGCGGCAGCCCCGCGGACAGCCAGGAGGACAAGCCCCACTCGTACCTGGAGGCCATCTGCAGCGGGCTGCAGGAGCCGGGGCCCGGCGGCTGCCCCGGCGCCGCGGAGCAGCTGTGTCCCTACGCCGCCGCCGGCGCCTGCCACTTCGGGGAGCGCTGCCTCTACCTGCACGGGGAGCTCTGCGAGATCTGCGGCCTCCAGGTGCTGCACCCCTTcgaccaggagcagaggaaggcCCACGAGATG ATGTGCATGGCAACGTTCGAGCACGACATGGAGAGGGCCTTTGCCATCCAGGCCAGCCAGGACAAGGTGTGCAGCATCTGCATGGAGGTGGTGTATGAGAAGCCCTCGGCCTCGGAGAGGAGGTTTGGGATCCTGTCCAACTGCACCCACACGTACTGCCTGTCCTGCATCCGCCAGTGGAGATGTGCCAAGCAGTTTGAGAACCCCATCATCAA GTCCTGCCCCGAGTGCCGGGTGATCTCTGAGTTTGTCATCCCCAGCGTGTACTGGGTGGAAGAGCAGGAGAAGAAGAATGAGCTGATTGAAGCATTTAAGCAGGGAGTGGG GAAAAAGCCCTGCAAGTACTTTGAGCAAGGCAAGGGAACGTGTCCCTTCGGAGGGAAGTGTCTGTACCTGCACGCCTATCCCGACGGGACCCGAGCAGAGCCCGAGAAGCCCAGGAAGCAGCTGAGCTCCGAGGGCACAGTGCGG TTCTTCAATTCCGTGCGCCTGTGGGACTTCATCGAggacagggagagcaggagcgCGCCCGACGCCGAGGTCACGGAGCTGGGGGAGCTGTTCATGCACCTCTCTGGGGCTGAGGAGGATCCCACTGCTGCCAGGGAGCACACTCAGCCCCTCTGA
- the MKRN2OS gene encoding MKRN2 opposite strand protein isoform X2 yields MALLRVRHCRALLYCRRAPPRCPACGGDLRAAGLAAAPVRLRCPFRHGHGQPRAFLIRPSRGTFLHDYRGHCDLHVGITNSRGLVYNYDQEGVHRAASGWEQCISIPLVQPDMWELLQHWDNLLEEFSLEEAWLPHRVKERSQGGIQIPECKAANPKGRNTSHPDGERCPGPGINLNSGKSSSVLSCDCKNKFQSPSCNNQTSLQMQI; encoded by the exons ATGGCGCTGCTGCGCGTGCGTCACTGCCGCGCGCTGCTGTACTGCCGGCGCGCGCCGCCGCGCTGCCCCGCGTGCGGCGGGGACCTGCGCGCCGCCGGGCTGGCCGCCGCGCCTGTGCGCCTGCGCTGCCCCTTCCGGCACGGCCACGGGCAGCCCCGCGCCTTCCTCATCAGGCCCAGCCGTGGGACCTTCCTGCA CGACTACCGCGGGCACTGCGACCTCCACGTGGGCATCACCAACTCCCGGG GGCTGGTGTACAACTATGACCAGGAGGGCGTGCACAGGGCTGCCAGCGGCTGGGAACAGTGCATCAGCATCCCCCTGGTGCAGCCGGACATGtgggagctcctgcagcactgggacaaCCTCCTGGAGGAATTCTCCTTGGAAGAGGCCTGGCTCCCTCACAG GGTAAAGGAAAGAAGCCAAGGTGGAATCCAGATACCTGAATGTAAAGCTGCAAATCCCAAAGGAAGAAACACTTCTCATCCAGATGGGGAAAGGTGCCCAGGCCCCGgaataaatttaaattctggGAAGAGTTCCTCAGTTCTGAGCTGTGATTGTAAAAATAAGTTCCAGAGTCCCAGCTGCAACAACCAAACCTCTCTCCAAATGCAAATCTGA